The genomic segment CCGGTAACACTGTCGATTCGTGATAGTCAGGCCGGTGCGACGGCACATGACGGCGATCCGCTTGTAGCCGTACCAGGGGTTGGTCGTGGCCATGGCCACGACACCGCTTTCGATCGACGCCGGGATAGATCGGGCCGGCGGACCGGGACGCTTTCGCTCGGCCGCCGGCCGGTGATACCAGCTGGATGCTTGAATGCTCAACCATTGCAGCACGCTCGTCCGGCGTGACCGGGAGTGCTCCTGGAGTCCCTGATCCACCAGGTCGCGGGTCTCTTGCTTCAGGGGCACTGGCCCGAAAGCTTTTTTAAAATGCGGTTGGCGATGGTGATCTCGCCGATCACCTGGTCACGCTGTTCCAATTGCTTCTTCAACTCCGCCACCTCGCGCCGCGCCGGATCGGCCGGACCGCTGCCGCTGGTCAGGCCGGCCTTGCCGGCTTCCAGGAACAGGTCGCGGTAGCGATAGAGCGTTGGCTCGGCGATGCCGTAGCGCCGCGCGATCTTGGCGGCCGGCTCCTCCCGCCGCAGCAGCAGCGACAGCACGGCCTCGGTTCGCTGCTCCACCGTCAATCCCGATTGCCTTCCCATCGTGTTCGTCCTGTCCCGTCCTGCCTCACGTCCGACCCAGCATTTTCCACCCCCCGGCCGCCCCTCACCCAAACGGGCGGTTGGGGGGTGGAAAATCCTCCAAAGTCTATCACGACCAGATTCCAAGGAACTGCGAACGATACAAACTCACTGACGGTGTGGCGCTTCTGGCAACTCGTGCCGCAAGACAATGGTCGATGGAACGACAGGGTAATCGAGAACACAGCGGTACACGTCGAAGCGCCCCGCGTCCCAACCCAATTCATTGAGGACGTGTCCCACCAGTTTGGGGTACTTCGGAA from the Planctomycetia bacterium genome contains:
- a CDS encoding helix-turn-helix domain-containing protein; translation: MGRQSGLTVEQRTEAVLSLLLRREEPAAKIARRYGIAEPTLYRYRDLFLEAGKAGLTSGSGPADPARREVAELKKQLEQRDQVIGEITIANRILKKLSGQCP